One genomic region from Xyrauchen texanus isolate HMW12.3.18 chromosome 16, RBS_HiC_50CHRs, whole genome shotgun sequence encodes:
- the LOC127657249 gene encoding ras-related protein Rab-32-like has product MKVNEWDSQMLVRLQLWDIGGQERVRGMNRVYFKGASGAMIVYDITNGSTLEGALNWKRELDCKVMLKNGSPIPAVLLANKCDQIPRCQNCTAVLEKLCQEKGFIGRFETSAKNTMKRNISAL; this is encoded by the exons ATGAAGGTCAATGAGTGGGACAGTCAAATGCTGGTGAGATTACAACTATGGGATATAGGAG GTCAAGAGCGTGTCAGAGGAATGAACCGAGTGTACTTCAAAGGAGCGAGTGGTGCAATGATTGTTTATGACATTACAAACGGATCAACATTGGAAGGAGCTCTGAACTGGAAACGTGAGCTTGATTGTAAAGTAATGTTGAAAAATGGCAGCCCAATCCCTGCAGTTCTGCTAGCCAATAAGTGTGATCAGATTCCACGTTGTCAGAACTGTACTGCTGTTCTGGAGAAGCTCTGCCAAGAGAAGGGTTTTATTGGACGGTTTGAGACATCAGCAAAG aacacaatgaagaggaatatctcagctctgtag